Proteins encoded together in one Terriglobus saanensis SP1PR4 window:
- a CDS encoding glycosyltransferase — MARIGFLSLSATGHINPATALARGLQDRGHEIIFFGVTDMAHTITGRGLGFIPYGLKEYPVGSMQQLYNKLGKLKGTEGFQFFLERMLAQAEVVFRELPQLITEQKIEALVIDQLFPGGPTVAQYLDLPYASLAAALAANEEPGVPPLTLNWDYEDGVVAEVRNLAAWKQIGMAFIPWRDFDNSQRKAWGLTPYTKLFQDSFSLLAQIANQPKAFDLPRKELPASFYYAGPLVSAAARQPVDFPWERLDGRPLIYASMGTLQNGLDWIFRIILEACAGLDAQLIVSLGGGALTASELDIPSNAIVVPYAPQPQVLERAALCITHGGLNTTLESLMNGVPMVAIPITNDQPAVAARIRYTQTGEVILLEDLTVDRLRDLVKKVLTESSYRDRSQALQRAILAERPLIHACEIIESKVLSEIPARKIN; from the coding sequence TTGGCACGTATCGGCTTTTTATCCTTATCCGCAACCGGACATATCAATCCAGCAACGGCCTTGGCCAGAGGGTTACAAGACCGAGGTCATGAAATCATCTTTTTTGGTGTGACGGACATGGCTCATACGATTACGGGGCGTGGACTAGGCTTTATTCCGTACGGGCTTAAAGAGTATCCAGTCGGCTCAATGCAACAACTCTACAATAAGCTCGGAAAGCTGAAAGGCACTGAAGGTTTTCAGTTTTTCCTAGAACGCATGTTGGCTCAAGCAGAGGTTGTGTTTCGAGAGTTGCCGCAACTGATCACGGAACAAAAGATTGAGGCTCTGGTTATCGATCAACTGTTTCCAGGCGGTCCGACCGTCGCACAATACCTCGATCTACCCTATGCCTCGCTTGCCGCCGCATTGGCGGCAAATGAAGAGCCTGGCGTGCCTCCGCTCACCTTGAACTGGGATTACGAGGACGGTGTAGTCGCCGAAGTACGGAACCTGGCCGCTTGGAAGCAGATAGGAATGGCTTTCATCCCATGGCGCGACTTCGATAACTCACAACGCAAGGCCTGGGGCCTCACTCCCTATACCAAACTTTTCCAAGACAGCTTCTCTCTTCTTGCTCAGATCGCCAACCAGCCTAAAGCGTTCGACCTGCCCCGAAAAGAGCTCCCCGCGAGCTTTTACTACGCAGGGCCTCTCGTTAGCGCTGCCGCGCGGCAACCCGTGGATTTTCCCTGGGAGCGTCTCGACGGACGGCCCCTGATCTATGCCTCCATGGGTACTCTCCAAAATGGCCTTGATTGGATCTTCCGGATCATCCTCGAGGCATGCGCTGGCCTGGACGCGCAGCTGATTGTGTCGCTGGGAGGTGGAGCTCTCACCGCGAGCGAACTGGATATTCCATCCAACGCGATCGTTGTGCCGTATGCCCCTCAACCCCAGGTGCTTGAACGGGCTGCTCTATGCATTACGCATGGAGGTCTGAATACGACGCTTGAATCGCTCATGAACGGTGTCCCGATGGTCGCGATCCCCATTACAAATGATCAACCGGCCGTGGCGGCCCGCATCCGTTATACGCAAACCGGTGAAGTGATCTTGCTTGAAGACCTTACGGTCGACCGACTGCGTGATCTCGTTAAAAAAGTACTGACCGAATCTTCCTATCGCGACCGCTCGCAAGCGCTTCAGCGAGCCATCTTGGCTGAGCGGCCACTCATCCACGCCTGCGAAATCATCGAAAGCAAGGTGCTGTCAGAGATTCCTGCGCGAAAGATCAATTAA
- a CDS encoding dienelactone hydrolase family protein, which produces MIITEEFVELTTPYGPMRTHILRPVAAGKYPGIVFYSEIFQVTGPIRRTAALIAGHGYIVAMPEVYHEFCEPGEVFAYDQAGSDKGNALKTTKELASYDADTRAVLDHLKQRPDCTGELGALGICMGGHLAFRAAFEKDVRATACFYATDIHKGSLGKGMKDDSIARAREIEGELLMIWGRQDPHVPLEGRRKVQTLLDELNLRYNWVEVNGAHAFMRDEGARYDPELALRLYGAVLDLFHRRLGQGDR; this is translated from the coding sequence ATGATCATCACCGAAGAGTTTGTCGAACTCACTACCCCATATGGCCCCATGCGCACCCACATCCTCCGTCCCGTTGCGGCAGGAAAGTATCCTGGCATTGTGTTTTATTCGGAGATCTTTCAGGTGACAGGCCCCATTCGTCGCACTGCTGCTCTGATTGCTGGTCACGGATACATCGTCGCCATGCCCGAGGTTTACCACGAGTTCTGCGAGCCGGGCGAGGTCTTCGCCTACGATCAGGCTGGTTCCGACAAGGGCAATGCACTCAAGACCACCAAAGAGCTTGCCAGCTACGACGCAGACACCCGCGCCGTTCTCGACCATCTCAAGCAGCGCCCCGACTGCACCGGCGAGCTAGGCGCGCTTGGCATCTGCATGGGAGGACACCTTGCCTTCCGCGCTGCCTTCGAGAAAGATGTCCGCGCTACCGCCTGCTTCTATGCCACCGACATCCACAAAGGATCTCTGGGCAAAGGCATGAAGGACGATTCCATAGCGAGAGCCAGAGAGATCGAGGGCGAACTTCTCATGATCTGGGGACGCCAGGATCCGCACGTTCCACTCGAAGGCAGACGCAAAGTGCAGACCCTGCTCGACGAGCTCAATCTTCGTTACAACTGGGTCGAAGTCAACGGTGCCCACGCTTTTATGCGCGACGAAGGCGCACGTTACGACCCCGAACTGGCTCTCCGTCTCTACGGAGCGGTCCTGGACCTCTTCCACAGGCGTCTCGGTCAGGGCGACCGCTAA
- the rpsO gene encoding 30S ribosomal protein S15, producing the protein MLATAKKSDIISKFRTHESDTGSPEVQIAILSERIGELTEHFKTHKKDHGSRRGLLMLVSKRRRLLDYLKKNDSDRYREVIGKLGIRK; encoded by the coding sequence GTGTTGGCAACCGCAAAGAAATCTGACATCATTTCCAAGTTTCGTACGCATGAGTCGGACACCGGCAGCCCGGAAGTCCAGATCGCGATCCTCAGCGAACGCATTGGCGAACTTACTGAGCACTTCAAGACGCACAAGAAGGATCATGGCTCGCGTCGCGGCCTCCTCATGCTCGTCAGCAAGCGCCGTCGTCTGCTCGATTACCTGAAGAAGAATGACTCTGACCGGTATCGCGAAGTGATTGGCAAGCTCGGCATCCGCAAGTAG
- a CDS encoding CHAP domain-containing protein has protein sequence MPKLVFPGTTIMAGSTNKEAVTAIQKRLVIVGCGPVDVDGKYGAETAGAVEHFQARSVDSNGTPLLIDGKVGPTTWAVLFGDRTVPTLTKTKAVSPLLKKILNVAAGEIGTMEVPPGSNRGPEVDLYIEKTGLDPAGHFAWCACFVYWCFDKAAGSLDTPNPCPKTAGVLAHWADANHVSSARRILSEEAQNEPSLIVPGTLFLLRTSGTAGHMGLIEEVHGNQLTTIEGNTNDGGSREGIGVFRRTTRTIGQINLGFVLYS, from the coding sequence ATGCCCAAACTAGTATTCCCCGGAACGACCATCATGGCTGGCAGCACGAATAAAGAAGCAGTCACAGCAATTCAAAAACGACTGGTTATTGTGGGTTGCGGCCCCGTCGATGTCGACGGCAAGTACGGAGCAGAAACCGCTGGCGCAGTCGAGCACTTTCAAGCGCGTTCTGTGGACAGCAACGGGACACCCTTACTCATCGACGGCAAAGTAGGGCCCACAACGTGGGCCGTGCTCTTTGGCGACCGAACTGTTCCTACCCTTACCAAGACCAAGGCGGTATCGCCACTCCTGAAAAAGATTCTCAACGTCGCCGCTGGGGAAATTGGGACGATGGAAGTACCCCCGGGCTCCAACCGTGGACCCGAAGTGGATCTATATATCGAAAAGACAGGACTCGACCCGGCCGGACATTTTGCCTGGTGCGCCTGCTTCGTCTACTGGTGTTTTGATAAGGCTGCTGGATCCCTCGACACTCCAAATCCATGTCCCAAAACAGCGGGCGTACTCGCCCATTGGGCCGACGCGAATCATGTCAGCTCCGCCCGCCGCATTCTTTCGGAGGAAGCGCAAAATGAACCGTCGCTCATCGTTCCAGGAACGCTATTTCTGCTTCGTACTTCGGGAACGGCCGGGCACATGGGCTTGATTGAGGAAGTCCATGGCAACCAACTCACCACGATCGAAGGAAATACCAACGACGGAGGCAGCCGCGAAGGCATCGGCGTCTTCCGCCGCACGACACGGACTATCGGCCAGATCAATCTTGGTTTTGTGCTCTACTCATGA
- the pnp gene encoding polyribonucleotide nucleotidyltransferase, translating to MKQEVTVELAGGKRITFETGRIAKQASGAAFTSSGDVVILATAVGAPDPKEGIDFFPLTVEYRETAYGGGRIPGGFIKREGRPSEKEILTCRLIDRPCRPLFPDGYRNETQVIAFVYSADKENDPDVIAINAASCAISLSDLPFQGPIGAVRVGLIDGNFIVNPTYTERKESLINIIVAGTKDGIVMVESGAKEIPEDKVIDAIEFGHEQVKLICAGIDELVAKAGKAKRIVNPVEIDDAFYNDLKSKVYDRVADALDTQKYAKIDSYAKIKEIKDELKKALPEGDAAASKKLSKYYELLREEIFRNQVTKDRIRPDRRAFDEIRTIDIEVGILPRTHGSALFTRGETQALVTATLGTGDDAQRMESYEGEQKKRFMLHYNFPPYSVGEVGRMTGTSRREVGHGALAYRAIEAVLPPEAESPYTLRVVSDITESNGSSSMASVCGASLALMQAGISLKGSVAGVAMGLVKEGDSYAILTDIAGAEDHYGDMDFKVAGTRNGITAMQMDIKIMGITPQIMREAMEQARHGRLFLLDKMDAVIASANEEKSRYAPQIRTLQIPTDKIRDLIGPGGKIIRGIVEATQVKIDVDDTGRVSIASSDPDNLARAIQMVSDITAVPEIGKTYLGKVVRLAEFGAFVEIFPGTDGLLHVSEIAEHRVKEVKDELREGDQVLVKVLAIEGNRIKLSRKAVLREQRAKLGLPEVEPAGGDVPRGTAPTSDKRSDEETITLEGGDDFDDEDEDDDEDFDGDEPTEGATNAPATDAPHGARPAGTGDAARRRRRRGGRRPGAAGGAPPRQS from the coding sequence ATGAAACAGGAAGTGACCGTAGAACTTGCCGGTGGCAAGCGCATCACCTTTGAGACGGGCCGCATTGCCAAGCAGGCATCCGGCGCAGCCTTCACCTCCTCGGGAGACGTCGTCATCCTCGCCACTGCAGTAGGCGCACCCGACCCGAAGGAAGGCATCGACTTCTTTCCCCTTACCGTGGAGTATCGCGAAACCGCTTACGGTGGTGGACGCATTCCCGGTGGCTTCATCAAGCGCGAAGGCCGTCCCTCAGAGAAGGAGATCCTTACCTGCCGCCTGATCGATCGCCCCTGCCGGCCGCTCTTCCCGGATGGCTACCGCAACGAGACCCAGGTCATTGCTTTTGTTTATTCTGCGGATAAGGAAAACGATCCTGACGTCATCGCGATCAACGCAGCCTCCTGCGCGATCTCGCTCTCCGACCTTCCCTTCCAGGGCCCCATCGGCGCTGTTCGTGTCGGGCTGATCGATGGCAACTTCATCGTCAATCCGACCTATACCGAGCGCAAGGAATCTCTGATCAACATCATCGTTGCTGGCACCAAGGACGGCATCGTGATGGTGGAGTCCGGTGCAAAAGAAATTCCGGAAGACAAGGTGATCGACGCCATTGAGTTCGGCCATGAACAGGTAAAGCTGATCTGCGCTGGAATCGACGAGCTCGTCGCCAAGGCTGGCAAGGCAAAGCGCATCGTCAATCCTGTTGAGATCGACGATGCCTTTTACAACGACCTGAAGTCCAAAGTCTACGACCGCGTCGCCGATGCGCTCGACACCCAGAAGTATGCCAAGATCGACAGCTACGCCAAGATCAAAGAGATCAAAGACGAGCTAAAGAAGGCCCTTCCCGAAGGCGACGCCGCGGCCTCCAAGAAGCTCAGCAAGTACTACGAACTGCTTCGTGAAGAGATCTTCCGCAACCAGGTCACGAAGGACCGTATCCGTCCCGATCGCCGTGCCTTCGACGAAATCCGCACCATCGATATCGAAGTCGGTATCCTTCCTCGCACCCACGGTTCGGCACTCTTTACCCGCGGTGAAACCCAGGCGCTCGTTACAGCCACGCTCGGTACCGGCGATGACGCACAGCGCATGGAATCGTACGAGGGAGAACAGAAGAAGCGCTTCATGCTTCACTATAACTTCCCACCGTATAGTGTTGGTGAAGTTGGACGTATGACAGGAACCAGCCGTCGCGAAGTCGGCCATGGTGCTCTTGCATACCGTGCCATCGAAGCAGTTCTCCCACCTGAGGCTGAGTCCCCCTACACCCTTCGTGTTGTTTCCGACATCACGGAATCCAATGGTTCGTCCTCCATGGCGTCGGTCTGCGGCGCATCGCTCGCTCTCATGCAGGCTGGTATCTCCCTCAAGGGGTCGGTCGCTGGCGTTGCGATGGGTCTTGTGAAGGAAGGCGATTCTTACGCCATCCTGACCGATATTGCAGGTGCGGAAGATCACTACGGCGATATGGATTTCAAGGTCGCTGGAACCCGCAACGGTATCACCGCGATGCAGATGGACATCAAGATCATGGGCATCACGCCCCAGATTATGCGTGAAGCGATGGAGCAGGCACGTCATGGCCGTCTCTTCCTTCTCGACAAGATGGACGCCGTGATCGCTTCCGCAAACGAAGAGAAGTCGCGCTACGCTCCGCAGATCCGCACGTTGCAGATCCCCACGGACAAGATCCGCGACCTCATCGGACCCGGCGGCAAGATCATCCGTGGCATCGTCGAAGCCACCCAGGTCAAGATCGACGTCGACGATACGGGCCGCGTCAGCATCGCGTCCTCGGATCCCGACAACCTCGCCCGCGCCATCCAGATGGTTTCGGACATCACGGCAGTTCCTGAAATCGGCAAGACCTATCTAGGTAAGGTAGTCCGTCTGGCGGAGTTCGGCGCTTTCGTCGAGATCTTCCCCGGTACCGACGGTCTCCTGCACGTCTCCGAGATCGCAGAACACCGCGTCAAGGAAGTGAAGGATGAACTTCGTGAAGGCGATCAGGTCTTGGTAAAGGTCCTTGCCATCGAAGGCAATCGCATCAAGCTCTCCCGGAAGGCTGTTCTGCGCGAGCAGCGTGCGAAACTCGGCCTCCCTGAGGTTGAGCCAGCAGGCGGCGATGTTCCCCGTGGAACAGCCCCGACAAGCGATAAGCGCAGCGACGAAGAAACCATCACCCTTGAAGGTGGCGATGACTTCGACGATGAGGATGAGGATGACGATGAGGACTTCGACGGTGATGAGCCGACAGAAGGCGCAACAAATGCTCCCGCAACGGATGCGCCGCACGGCGCACGTCCCGCAGGCACAGGCGATGCAGCGCGTCGTCGCCGCCGTCGTGGCGGACGCCGTCCCGGTGCAGCGGGCGGAGCCCCTCCTCGCCAGTCGTAA
- a CDS encoding acyltransferase family protein — MASSPRPAPLRTLQVLRGIAVMLVVVHHFSDVMAPFTPGHKVWDNGASGVDLFFVISGFIIPLSIDSSRSGFAATARFFQRRLERIVPLYWLVTTRTFLSMLYFGVPFTFLHIAGSYLFLPTRGRFGEYLPIVSVGWTLTYEMAFYLLIALVILWTGRVMEIVLPLVVLIGLVGITVPLPSVHMDLSLYLEFGLGMVAAIWYTRSKMRLPAVVAAFLLLASLTLEITAPFYTLRVVQWGILSFLILISALSLEGVIGSRLPRWSLLLGDASYSIYLVHEYGITIIRHLMLAKRLSPTMGLLLGCLMGLSFGLACYWLIELPILNFFKTRRLQLRKSIPTS, encoded by the coding sequence GTGGCTTCATCCCCTAGACCGGCCCCGCTGCGTACCCTGCAAGTTCTCCGCGGCATTGCCGTGATGCTCGTCGTGGTGCACCACTTTTCTGACGTGATGGCTCCATTCACTCCGGGGCATAAAGTATGGGACAACGGCGCCAGCGGGGTTGATCTCTTTTTCGTCATCAGCGGATTCATCATTCCACTTTCGATCGATTCCAGTAGATCCGGCTTCGCGGCCACAGCCAGGTTTTTCCAAAGGCGACTGGAAAGAATTGTCCCTCTGTATTGGCTTGTAACCACACGAACCTTTCTGTCCATGCTGTACTTCGGAGTGCCCTTTACCTTCCTGCATATTGCCGGCTCCTATCTCTTCCTGCCGACACGCGGTCGATTCGGCGAGTATCTGCCCATTGTCTCGGTAGGATGGACGCTTACCTACGAGATGGCTTTTTATCTGCTCATCGCTTTGGTCATTCTTTGGACGGGACGAGTGATGGAGATCGTGCTTCCCCTCGTTGTTCTGATTGGTCTGGTAGGCATCACGGTGCCTCTCCCTTCGGTGCACATGGATCTCTCGTTGTATCTGGAGTTTGGCTTGGGAATGGTGGCGGCCATCTGGTACACGCGGTCTAAGATGAGATTGCCTGCAGTCGTAGCGGCTTTCCTGCTTCTGGCTTCCCTTACCCTTGAAATAACCGCGCCGTTCTATACCCTGCGTGTAGTGCAGTGGGGGATTTTGTCTTTTCTTATTTTGATTTCCGCCCTGTCGCTTGAAGGCGTCATTGGAAGCAGGCTGCCACGCTGGTCGCTATTACTGGGCGACGCTTCTTACTCAATCTATCTTGTGCATGAGTACGGCATCACGATCATAAGACACCTGATGCTCGCAAAGCGTCTATCCCCTACGATGGGATTGCTGCTGGGCTGCCTTATGGGTCTGAGTTTTGGCTTGGCATGCTACTGGCTGATCGAGCTACCGATCTTGAATTTTTTCAAGACGAGAAGGCTGCAATTGAGAAAAAGCATACCGACTTCCTGA